From the Armatimonadota bacterium genome, the window CTGTCAAAATGCGTGGGGATTTTCCCCCGTTTGATGACGCAGGAAAGGCGCAGGCGGTTCGCGAACTGAAAATCAAAGTGCAGGTGCTCCGTTAGACAGGAGATGATGAGATTCACGCCGAGCGACCAAACACAGCGCCAACCTTGGTAAACTGATAGAGTCTGGAGGTGTTCATGAACCCGCTCTCAACCACTGACCCATCGCCAATCACAGGGCACTACCCCCTTCCTCGTTACGAGTGCTATCGGACGATAGACCGTATCCGGGTGGACGGCGCGCTAGACGAGGCAACATGGAAATATGCTCCCGCCATGCGACTGGTGCTCTGGAAGGATGGCTCCGACCCAGAGCGGGAAACGCGCGTGAAAATGGCTTGGGACAGCAAGAACCTGTATATCGCCTACTGGCTGCAGGACGATAGTATTCGCAGCAGACTGCGCAAGCGCGACGCCGAACTGTGGACAGAAGAGGTGGTGGAGTTCTTCGCCGACGCCGGAGGAGACCTGACCGACTATTGCGAGTTTGAATGGAACGGCTTGGGGGCATGTGTGGACCTGCTTGTGGTGTGGTTTCGCGAGGGCGTGTGGCATGCTTTCACTGAGTGGGATGCCAAAGGCATGAAGTGGGCGGTGAAAACAGGCAAAACGGTCATCGACGGTGTGGAGGTGCCCGGCTGGCAATGTGAGGTGGCTATCCCCTTTACCGTGTTTCGAGACGCTCCGCATCTACCTCCTGCCGATGGCGATACCTGGCGCGTCAACCACTATCGCATCGAGATGAGCGGGAAAGAAACGGAATATACCTGCTGGTCACCGGTGTTGGGGGAAAGCGTATCCTATCATCGCCCGCATCGCTTTGGGCATCTCGTGTTTAGAGACAAACCAACCCCCACCCTCTCCCGCGAGTCAGGCTGACTCGCGGCTCATGTCGCCACGCGCCGGGGTCAAAACTAGTGCCGAACGGTGACCTCGTTGACCACTTCACGGATGCCCGGCTTCTGGCGGAAGATGCGGCACAGGGTGTCTATCTCCTTCTCCGGGTCGGCATCATAGCCACGCAGCTTGCGCACTGTGCCGCGCAGATACACCACGCCATGCACCACGTGCAGGTCGAGTAACGAATAATCGATAGGGCGCTTGGCGACCTCATGCATCAGCTGCCGACGCAACTCGATGTCCTCAAGAGGCACCTCTGTCACCTCCTTTCCCCAAGGGGTCGGGTGACATCATGCCAGCGCTGTGAGCGGTATCAACGATAATTGCGCCTTCGTTTTATTTGACGCTTACAGGCGGGGAATAGTTTCACTCCTTCAGGGCTATTGCGCAAAATAAAAAACGCGAATTTTTCCACCTAAGCTCTTGAATCCTTTGGCACCAGCCAGTATAATTAGGATTGATAAATATTTCTCAATCTAGACATCCTTACCTAAGGAGCACGACCGGTGAAGCCAGCCCTGGTGGCAGCACAAAATTCGATACCGCTACCCTCCGCAGTCAGTCCCTCATTGCTGCGGCTCGTTGCTCTCTGGCAGCTGAGCAAGCCGCGTGTGACGATACTGGTCTGGCTGTCTGCGCTGGCAGCGATGTGGCTTCCGGGTAAGCCGTTCTCGTGGTGGGTGCTTGTGGCAACGGCAACGGGCGTGTGGCTGGTGGTGGCTTCTGCAAACGGCTGGAATCAGGTGCTGGAGCGCTGTCACGATGCCCAAATGAAGCGCACCGCACAGCGTCCCATCCCCAGCGGCAGGCTGTCGGCAGGCGAAGCGGCGGCGATAAGCACCTTGTGGGGCGTCATAGGCGTGCTGGTCTTGTGGTTCTTCGTCAATCCACTAACCGCCATGCTGGGAGCGTTCGCTCTGCTGACCTATGTACTGGCATATACCCCTGCCAAACGGTTCACCGCGTGGTGCACGGTCATCGGCGCGATACCGGGAGCGATACCTCCTGTGATGGGCTGGACGGCAGTGACGGGGCAGCTGGGCACAGAAGCGCTCTTCTTGTTTCTTATGCAGTTCCTCTGGCAGTTTCCGCACTTCTGGGCAATTGCATGGAAGTACCGGCACGAGTATCGCGAGGCTGGCTTTCGTATGCTGCCCTTCGACGACCAGGAAGGCATCTTACTGGGCAGGCTGATGCTGGTCTTCGCGATAGCGCTCGTCGGGGCGAGTCTGGTTCCTGCTCTGCTAGGTTGGCGGTCTGCGCTATACACTGCGGGCGCGCTGATTCTGGGAGCATGGAGCCTTCATGCAACGCTCATGTTCGCCAGACAGCCAGCTCCCACAACTGCTTTGCGGGTGATACTCACTTCGGTAGGGTATCTGCCCCTGTGGCTTCTGTGGCTGATTCTGGTGCCTTAGTGAGGGATAAATGACCATGAACGCGATGAAATGGACAATTCGTGTGGCAAGCTGGGGCGTAC encodes:
- the ctaB gene encoding protoheme IX farnesyltransferase; protein product: MKPALVAAQNSIPLPSAVSPSLLRLVALWQLSKPRVTILVWLSALAAMWLPGKPFSWWVLVATATGVWLVVASANGWNQVLERCHDAQMKRTAQRPIPSGRLSAGEAAAISTLWGVIGVLVLWFFVNPLTAMLGAFALLTYVLAYTPAKRFTAWCTVIGAIPGAIPPVMGWTAVTGQLGTEALFLFLMQFLWQFPHFWAIAWKYRHEYREAGFRMLPFDDQEGILLGRLMLVFAIALVGASLVPALLGWRSALYTAGALILGAWSLHATLMFARQPAPTTALRVILTSVGYLPLWLLWLILVP